The DNA region TTCCTCAAATCCGTCCGACGTCCTCCATGGTCAGCTCATATTGGTCTTGTTTACAGCCTGAATGAATGGTGTGACCCGACAGTACCTTATCTGCACCGGGTGAACTATCGTGTTGAGGCTGTAACTCGACCTTCGGACGGTGTCCACTTGCAGTTCTACCTGTTCGAGTCAACACATTGCTAAGTTACAGTTTAGTCGTCATGCCGACCGAAAGTAGCCTAACGACACACACTAACTTATGAGGTTCAGTTAGCTAACTATTCTCCGAGTCAAAGTGATAGCCAGCTAACTATATACAAAGTCAGTTTGGTAGAGTCTGGTACAGAGCAGAAATACataaagttagttgaagaaggagTTGGCCAACTCAAGCGTTCAATTATACTAACCTAATTGGCTACTTGGCTAGCtgtcagaaaatgaaattaGAGCAGTTAGTACCTTCGAAAAAAACTCCCAAATATGCATTTTCACTCTAAACATTAATCGCTTCTACCCTTACCCAATATTTACCCAATATATGCTCATAGCAGTAGAGTCCAGACACTGAAGTGTCAATGCAGGGGGAAATGGGGAGATTCCGAGATTCCGAAAGTCGTTGAATCGCATAAAGCTTAACACCCTGTGGCACCCGTAGTACAGCACACGCATGCGCAGTGCGTAGTTGACGTGCGCATGTGGATGTCTTATGCTCAACACCGTATACAGTCTATGCTGACACACGTGTATTTACCGGCTACGACTAGCTGTACCAGCCTGTGATTGTGTGCTATTGTTACACAAAATATGGCGAAGACAGACGTAAGAATTGTGTTACGTTACATTTGTATTAACCAGGCTTCAACGTGCACTAAGTCGACGGTTTTATGCTAACCGTTGTTTGGTCTTATTAGCAGCTAACAAACCACCTAACATAGCTACCAGTTGGTTAGCTGGTGgtaatcacataaaaaacagTGTTCTACCGACAAGCACTGGTTAACTGTGCTAGCAGTGGTTAACTTACAACTTGACAACCcgtcagtttgtttttaagtggGTACTTAGTCATTgtaaagtcatttatcaagggAGAATACAAAGCTTTCACTGGTTTAAGCCTCTGaaatgagaggatttgctgaagacatcaccttgggctctggggaATGGCTATGGACATATTCCATCGCTTTCTGTACAGTTTTATAATGTTAAGGACAAATCGTAAAAATAGCTGACAAATGATTCGATATTGGAAATAATTCATTGTTGCAGCCTTGCTCCGAAGAACACGCACTCTCACAGGGTCATAATGttatacatgtgtttgtgtcctttTCAGGCTACAAGAAGTAGAACAAGACGAAGCAAAGTTGTCACCAGTGAAGTTGTAGAAGAACAGGACAACGTTAGCACTGGCAAgtcatttcatttaaacaactggacatttacagtaaacatgTTAAGAAAGGTGttaataaaggcaaaaacattaaatcattCAATTAATGGCTGTTTCAGAAGGACAGACTGAGACTGTCTCTTCGGGTGAACAAATAGTcagaacagaggaggagatgaaacaGGATCAAGATGAACAAGGTACAGCAAATGCATCTCACATGATGTTTGACTAATATTCTGAGCTGTGCCAGTAACGAAGCTGCATCTTTAGATTCTCAGAAGGACACTGTCATTGAAGTAAAAGGAAGTACGTCCACTGTGACTGTATCCTGGGACAAGAAGAATGACGAAGGAAAAATTGATGATATGGAAAAGAGAACCAATGCAAGTGATCAGATGATGGATAGTGGTAAGGATGTTTTACAAGAATCAAAAGTTACTGTTGCATCACATTTTTTCAGAAGAGGAAGATTTGTCCTCTACTGAAACATATTCATCATTAACGTTGCAGGCGTAACGTTAGTCTTTATGTTTTGAATCGTTAAGATGCTACTCTCTGTTCAGTTAAAAAACAAGGCAAAGACGTTTTGCACGTAATGGGGTTCATGCAGGCCATATCTGCACTAAATATTATAGGCTGAATTACAACACTTCTTTCTTTAAATCGTGTAATGACTGACTCTCACTCTCATTTTTTCCAAATCAAatgatgtgtttctttttatttaagttgCAGGTGTTATGTTAGTTGTAGTTTTAAATATGAGCGTTGAAACCAAAAGTGGCCACCCAAGTTTTAAAGCGATACGCCAcctaaaaatctattttaaatgtgaaacactCACCCTCTTTAGGCTTGAATGGAAGCTGCAAAAAAGTTTGTCATTACTTTAAATTATATCATGACGTCTTATTTTCCCCAGAAAAGCAGATCACCTTTTCAGCTGATGCAGTCGGTTCCTCAGAGGACGCTCCCGCTGAGAGTACAGAGACAAAACAAGAGATACAGCAATCTGGAGATAAACAAGGTACCGCAAATACAACGACAACAACACCCCACAAATGTGTCTGAGTGAAATTCTGAGCGGTGCCAGTAATGGAGCTTCCTCTTTAGAATCTGACACCGTTGCTGAAGAAAATGAGAGTACACCCACAGTAACCGTAACCTGGGAGAAGAAGAATGAGGAAGGAGAACGCGATGATATTAAAAAGGATACCAGTGGAGGTGAACAGATGATTGTTAAAGAGACAGCAGGTAAGGATGTTTCCAAGAGTTAATAAGTAGTCAATGATAAAACAGCTGTTTCAAGTAGAagttctttctctctgtcttttgttctctttatttttgtctttttctttcgttctctttcttttcagtGTCCTCCtcacaaacatttctttcacaGTGGTCTGGTCTGGTCCCAAATGACGCGTAATGAGGATGAGTCTCCTGTGTGTGGCGTTATAGCAACCAAATTTGAAACTCCGAACATTCATTAAATATCAGCAGAATGTGCTATGGCTTTCATACAATGCAGCCTTTGGAAACTATGAAGTCCATCACTCAGATTTTTaccaaaaaacagcaaaactaaTAAAAGCTTTCAACTTTTATATAATTTGTTGAAACTTCATCTAAACTGTTTGTAGACATTCTTTAGACAGAGACGAAGAAGTAATTTTGATCCATTTTGCTTAAAGATGGATCGAAATATGACGCACAAAATTGCCTCACTGTACATGCTACTGTAATAATTTTCTGTAATATCTATAGCAGTATTAACCAGATTTTtgtgaaattaatttcagaGACAAAGAACAGTGTGGTAGATGGCTTATGATATcttgaaattgttttaaaaaagttcTTGTAGAGCATAAAGTCTTATGACAGGTGTCTAAACTGAGGAGAGACCagaaatcctgcacactgtcggCCACTTGTACTCTTTGTTTAGTTATGACGTTGTACCAAACAAGTAACATTTTCTATTGGTTGCAGTAAATGGAAAACGGAAGGCACAGTCTACTGTTGAGACCTCCCCATCAAAGAAAACTAAGCTCATCAATGATGGTATGAACTCAAAATATAGCTAAATGCTTTGTTTGGTAACATGCCTAATATTCACACATTTCACTGTCTTATATTCTTGTaggtttctgtctttttgttggCAACCTGAACAACTCTAAAACATTTGAAGAAGTCAAAGATTCATTAGCAAATTACTTCATGACACAAAGTCTCCTGGTTCAAGACATCAGATTAGACCAGTCCAAGTAAGTACGCTGTTTAACTTGAATTGTTATTGGCAGGCACCTACCAGAGGAGTGCATTAGACGTTGATTGTCTCATCCACTTAGAGTGAATATCGCTGCTACTTAAAATACTAAATCAACTCAAAAAGAATGTTTTGCTGTTGTAGAAAACATGCGTATGTAGATTTGGCCTCAGAGATGGACTTGACCAAAGCCTTGACGTTAAATGGAGAGATGGTACTTGATAAGCCAATGAAGATCGCCAAAGCAAAGATCAAAAGTGAGGACAAGGGGAAGGTGAAATCTCCAGCGGAGGACAAAAAAGGTAACTCAACTAAATGTAATCGTTTTATTACACATGCTTTTAAATTCTACGATACAGGTGCAGAGGTAGTTCGCTGTTTGAGGTTATAAAACTAATATGCACTTGTTTGGTTTTTCTTCATTAAGTGCTTAAATTTTGGATTTATGATGTGATGATCTTGGAATGTAAAACATTACAAAGTCCAAGGAGACTGATATAGATTGGTGGTCTGACTTGAGGACTGTCCTGTTTTTAGCAGCCAAAGATGGCAGATGTTTGTTTCTGAAGAACGTCCCGTACAAcgcaacaaaaaaagacattctgAAAATCTTCCGCAAGGCTGTCGCCGTCAGGTTTCCTGGTGGAACTGAAGGCCCAAACAAAGGGTGAGAGTTAAAAAACCTGCATTGAGGTTCACTTGCTAAGAATACGATGCTGTCATGTTTAGTAATGCAATGGTtatgtgtatttaaaaataaaaatatgcatttaatGGATATTTGTAAATCGTACTGAATGAAATTTCCTTATTTTTCGACAGTATTGCCTTTGTGGagttcaaaaataaaaccattgcTAAGAAAATACGGCAGAAAAAACGAGTAGCCAAGATCCAAGGCCGGGTTTTGATTGTGGACCGTGTAGGAGAAACAAATGTGCCTAAAGTCACCAAAGCTAATGACAGCAATACCACTAAAGGTAAATCACTGGACATGTAGAAATTTACTGTtacttacttttttttgtttgtttttttttttctgatctgAACATCAGTCAATAAAATCTGGACTTAGCGATTGACCTGTATTGACATAAgatctttcttctttcttgcagctgcagctcctccaAATAACACCTTATTTGTGAGCAATTTGTCTTataatgtgaaagaaaaaaacctcaAGAAAGTCTTTCAGAAAGCTGTTAGTATAAACATACCTCAAAGAAACGGCAAACCAAGACCAAGAGGGTAAGTACATGAGCGCTGgcctattctttttttttttttcttccaataAAGTATTTGAATATTCTCAAGAAACATCTGTAATCCTCTGCAGATTTGCATTTGTCGAGTTTGCAACTGTGGCAGATGCTGAAAAGGCCTTGCAGTCATCCCAAAACATTAAGATCTGCAAAAGGGAGGTCAGAGTACAATTCTGCGAAATGCAAGCAAAGTCAGAGAAGGCAAAAGGTATTCATGTCATATTATTCATGTAAGCGTTACCAGTCGTCTAATCTGCCAAATTGATATTTGATAGCAAAAGATCAATTTCAGGTGTTTCTAAAGTCAGTTTGAGTCATGATGATTAAGCTGGTACTACTATTGCATTCCCCCCCTCTATAGTCCTATCAAAAACACTGATCGTGATGGGCCTCGCTGACAAGACGACTGCAGAGACTCTGAAAAGTGCTTTTGAAGGGGCTCTCAGTGCAAGAGTCACTGTAGATAAAAAGACAGGAGTTTCAAAAAGGTGGGTAGCATCAAGTTATCTTTTTATTGACATAATTGtctaaaaatgtttcatgtttgcTTTACACTGACTTGATTTTACATGACATTTTTCTCAGGTTTGGTTTTGTGGAATTTGAGAGGGAAGAAAACTGCAAAGCTGTCAAAGAAGCCATGGAGGACTGTGAGATAGACGGCAGCAAAGTGACTGTGGCTTATGCAAAACCCAAGGGCGAAAAGGGCCCGCCGGGCGCCAGAGGAGGCTTGGCGGGACGTCCTGGTGGACAGCCTGCAGGTCAGGCGGCTGGCAGAGGTGGAAGAGGCAGCAGAGGAGGTAACACTTCAGTTTAGCTGGCATATCAAAGTCGCATTGTAGTTGTGTTTTTCGACAAGTCAACAAAGAGTAAGATCAAATTTCaggctgtattttatttatattaacagtggaatAAATGACTACTAGTAATGTAAAAGGTGTCGctagtacacacacagaattataacccaactctgcagttcccctcatctttacagagcgttttagcatctttcagctcattttgtttttgtggccCTCTACTATTTTGGTTTAATGTCACCTCTCTCAACCTCAACTAGGCTTGTTttcgcagcaggcagctgttttcaatgatAGCATACAGACACAGTTAACTAGCCGTAACAACTTTATACGgtgataatacagtatgttaatatTGTgcttacagcttgttgcactgcccaCAAGTAGCATAATAAAGTCAGTCAATATTGCTTTAGTAAATGCATTGCACCTTCTTCTTTGGCAGcttgttttagaaaatgttttttttttagcatcatTACATAAGATGGTTTGTGCTATTCAGCTGTTGATGTTTTGCTTAAATCCATCCAATGTGTGATACAGGGAGAAATCAGAGGGCTGGTtttatgttgatattttttacatttttatcttgtATTTGGGTAAGGTTCCCGAAACAGCAAGGGACTGCTCCTCTAGTCTCGGAGTTTACTGTcttactttggtttttgactggtttggtttgattttgatggtttttgaataaaaatgaaactttgATTTTTCTTTCAGGTAGAGGACGTGGAGCTGGCACGCCACAGGATGCTGTTAAAGAAGTGGAAAATAAAGGCTAACTTGCCTGGGAAAAGCTGTCATATAgagatgtttctctttttttggtaACCTGAAAGCATGTATTGTATGCATTTGGTTGAATGTACAGACTGTGCAAGGGTGTGAAAATGTGTACTCTATTGTTAGTCCTGCCTGATTGTAGGACATGAGACACcttgtaattttatattttgtattttacaccATTAATTTCACAACTATTATGAAAACTCATGAAAGAGCCCTGACTTGTTTTCACAATATGTAGTGTtatgtgcaaaaaaaaatcatgttaagatacatttattttaaaaccaaaaccagcTGTCTCTGAGTTTTGTTAGTATCtgtgaaaaagacacaaaatattatTCCAGGACTAGCTGAAATCTCAGCCAAGTCACAgactttttcctcctctgcctctgatCTGAAATAACACCAGTCTCGCAGCTAAACGTGCCATATTCTGCAGCCAGCGGACCGCTAATTATTGAGTGGCACATTACTGCATCTGTTCAAAACTCGCCACTCTTGCAGGTTGACTGCTGTTGCACACGTCGTTGCAGTTTTCCGATGTGTTGCAAACTTTCAGCAGTTCAGCCCAAACACGGTGTCCTCTAATGACCTCACATCCTGTTTTGCCACTTCCTTTTGAATGGACCGGTTTGGGACGGTCCGGTCATCGCGCAGCGTGGATCTCTGTTGTCTCCTCCGTGTCACAAGGCTGCAGAGGGCATCCGAGCAAACTTTGAATGCAACGATTGTTTAAACTCTTGACTCACCTGACTATGCAACGCCTGATGTATTGACAGAGAAGGGAAGGGGCGTCGGTAAGTCGTTAATACGCATGAATGCGTGCTTATTTGCAGTCAAATTtctcttttatgttttaagatgttttcaTGTGAGGCAACTGTCTACCATCGTGTCAACTGACTGTAGCACAATAAAGTTTAAACTTTATATCTACGCTTCATCACAGCTCAACAGCAACTCTCGAAACGATAATATGACTGTAACAAATGATACAAACTGCGACTGATGGGTTCAGGTTCACTACTTGGTGTGGACAATCTGTGTTTTCCACTCTGATGTCTAACTGGAGGATGTGTTGCCACTAGAGCGTTGGGTTAATCAGGATTTGTTGACACTTGCCAGTGTTATGTCACTGTGAGATCTAAACCAATTTAATTCAAGTACAACAAACAAAGGTATTGCATAAGTACTCGCTCTCTAAACTCAGTGTTAAGTGGAGGCATCTTTTGCATCAGCTACAGTCGTGAGTTGAGTCAATGCTGATAGGTGTGCACATCTGGAATCTCTTCTATACAAAACGTATGCATCAAGTTCTGTCAGGCTGCtttaacagaacattttaattcCTGCCACAAATGCCGGATTGGACTGAAATCTGGACTCTCCTTCCTGTGGCTGCTCGAGGACTTTTAACACAGTTGTTTTTAAGCCAGTCCCGTGTAGCTTTGTGTAGTTTTATGTTTGGGGTCTTTGTCCtgcaggaaaaataaatcttaCCACAAATCTCACGTTTGTGCCTAATCTTGatcagtttttctgtttaaaataatgttaaagtaatttttttttctgtggatgAAGTGTCAAAAGAAGTGCAGTGATGTAAAGTTGTAAAATAAGTACATACATGATGGTGCTTATTGAGAGGTCAGGTCAAACATTATTGTAGGTGTGACTGTTACTGAACATAAACACGTGTGCATGGTGCAAAGGTTTCCATGTATTACAGCCTATCCTGCACTGGAACACTATATCACACTAATCGTCACATTCATTGTAACACATTGCATAGAGTTGTCAGTAAGCTGACAGGTGGTTAAAATCCTACAGCTCGGACATGTTAATGCACGTTTTTAATACGTTCAGCGACACCACAGTAAAGTCGTTATTCCAAGGAGATAAAACGGTGAATACAATGAGAGATTTGATACCAGCATttttgaaatgatgaaaaaggAAACCATCTGCAAGACAGTGCACCAGTACTCCAGTCTCCATCTCAGCTAATGTTCCAGGAAAGCATGAGTCAACAATATTAAGAATGATAAGGGAAAACCTCAGTGAAGGTAGCTGTTTTCTTAAGTATATCACCAGAGGCTTTGAGCAGTGTCTTTTTATGTGGCTCCCATGAGGCAGGTAGGTGTTGCGGTTCAGTCAGGTTGTTACTTGCAAGAGGGATCTTTCTCTCCTTTAGACAGCTCATTATTTATCAAGTAGGTAAGGAATTTTTCCTGCTGAACGCAGAGTTGCACAATATAAATTAGACTTATTATGTTTAACGCCATACAAACACATTCTTCTACTTCTGTTCATCACCGGAATAGTAACTTTTATAATACTAAATAAATGAATCACTGACTTCCTTCCTATTTGGGCTGTTTTTGCTTCAGAAGTCATAAAACTGAATTCTTTCATGCCCTTGACCAAGACTGAAGTTGCAACATCTTTGCTGACCAGACAGAGTCGAAGACTTCTATGATAAGAAAGCTTCAGCAAGTAAAATGCCTTTTGGAAAATACAGTTAATAAAGtgacttttccttttctttgtagTTGTTGCACTTCTGACAGAATGAAGACGAGAGAGGTGAAGATTATGAACCAGGGCCTGGAGGATGAGATGGTAAATACTGCTTCCCATCTTAATGCTGCTTTCCCCATGTAATTGTCTTTTCTATCAAACAGCGCAGCATCAGATGGTACCGTTTTGTATTGTTAAAGAACAGTTTGGTGTGTGATTTTCAGTTGGTTAGCTGGATACAAGCGTGTTTGGAGGGAAATGGAGGGGGGTCAATCagtcaaaagtcaaaatgtctgctgtcaaAAATGCCTATTAAAAGCTGGACAAACACATTGTTGATTTGGGGCTTTTCATGGGTTCTGTTGACAAtaagagaaatacagaaaactaTCAGCTTAATCACAAGAGGGCTGAcaatctttcttctttttttttgaaaaagggATGACTGTCCCACTTCACACAGCCTGACAACCTCCAAACAAAAGCAATGTCATTGTTACATTACAAAAGCCaggttatatactgtatattatcagCTGTCTCTGTGATTTAGTGTGCCTTCAGCAACAAGCCACAGAGCAGTGTATTCGTCCCACCCGTCGGTGTGTTAACGCGAGTGTCTGCCTGTGCAGGAGGTGTGGGGGTACCAGCCCTGTCTGTGGAAGATGATCCTGGTGGGTGTAGGCGCCGTGTGCTCTGGGGGTCTCCTGCTGCTGGTGCTCTACTGGCTGCCTGAGTGGGGCGTCAAGggcacctgcacacacacctcGCTGAgggacgcacacacactgctgctcagGACCACGGTAGGAAAGTCAGaccttgctttcttttttcacacaattgactttttttactttatttgtaaTCCAATTTTTTCCCTAGCACGTTGTTTTAATACAAGGAAACGACCTATATGACACAGTAGACACTTCAAAATCCAGCATTTTTAAATGAGCCAATAGCTGTTCCCCtgctaaaacaacaaacactgttACTGTGTCTTAGCCTATATGTGTGTGACTATTTCTTCTTTCACTGAATTTTGAGTTCACTCTtgtgctactgctgctgctcacaaatCATCCTGATACTTATTATATTCTTTGGCACACATACTGCATTATACCACAAATGATAAATTCAGTGTAGCCTCACAGCCAAAAATGTAATGGGGAAATGTAATTCTTTATGCTGCTATTGCAGGATGAGTTCAAGCAGTGGTTTCGAGCCCAAGTACATGTGATGTTGGCTCCAGGGAAAAAACCCTTTGACAGTCTGGATCTGCAGTCCCTGGCTCAGCTGCCGAATGGGGACGGAGACCACAGCATGAGTGCTGCGCATGAGGAGCATCGTGGGAAATTTGCCTGCAGACAGCCTGTTCAGGTGcttttttcatcatttgttgCTCATCTGAAGCTTACTCCATATTCATATTCTAAAAGACATGCATATAAGTTCTAAATCAGATATTGGCTGGTTTTGAAGTGTGTCTGTAAAGTTGTTACACAGTCGATATCTGACCGCCTCCTCCCCCTTCTGCTTCTCCCCCTCTTAGATCCAGTACTTCACCCACCACAGCACTAAATACTACTGGAATGATATGATACAGAACTTTGAATTGTATAAGTAAGAGTCCCTCTGAAAATGTTAATAGTCTTGTGttctgaaatattttattattcctttgcttaaaaaaactacatttctcTTACTGAATATTTGGTGCAGTATGCATCATATacttgtgtatctgtgtatatcTGCACGACTACAGtagaaatgaatgtgtgtgacttTTCTAGAGGCTTGGAGGATGTGAAGGTGAGCTGTGCAAGCATCCACTCTGACCACAGCTCTGGACTTTCTAAAACGCTGCAGGACTACaggtacacacatgcacgcacgtTTCATGTTCTCCAACAGGTTGTTCTCTTAAtctcttaatttaatttaaatttctcTTATTACCCATGGAGGAAGCATCACTTCCCACGCAGATATGTGATCAAATTAAAGTTACAAATTGCTTcaaattctttttttctatcAGGGCGTTGTTTTTCGGAGAGAATGAGATTGCTGTAAGAGTGCCTTCTCTATTCAAGCTCCTCATAAAGGAAGTGAGTTTAGATCTCTTTGTGTAATATCACGTCGGACACCTCTTCTTTTAGCATACCAATAATAATATCATCCTGTGTTTCTGTCGCTTCCTCCATCAGGTCTTGAATCCTTTCTACATCTTCCAGCTCTTCAGTGTTGTCCTGTGGAGTGCTGAGGACTACTACTATTATGCTACAGCCATCATTTTCATGTCCGTCATTTCAATAGCTACCTCACTATATACCATTAAAAAGGTGAGCCATGTCGGATCCTAGGAAAAATGGGAAGTGAAGTGAAAGGGAGCTacaaagaacatacagtagttgCAGTTACAGTAGTAGCAGTTTTTAGGGAAATGCCATTAATAATCCTATGCCATAATAATCTTTCCAGAAAAGTCTGTATCAGCATcttgtccatgtgtgtgtttccagaagTATTTCTGAAAACTCTTTGATACagtgtctctctgtttccagcAATATGTGATGCTACATGACATGGTGGCAGCTCACAGCGTGCTCCGTGTTTCAGTGTGCAGAGGAAATAAAGGCATGTTTTACTCTCTGAATATAATACAGAGCTACAGACAACATTAGTGAAAACAAGTGTGTTATGGTATTTAGTTTAGTATCACTGTACGTGTGGAGTTAAAGTGTATTAGTCCTATTACTAAACTATCCCCCTTACTTTTTaccctttttactttttatgatTCCATATTACATGAATCACATTATTGATCTCTAATAGCATCCTTGTGATTGCCTGcagagtgagtgtgtatgaTATTATTTTCACTGTTCTCTTTCTTTAATGTCGTTCCTAGATATTGAACAGGCCATGTCAACAGAGCTTGTGCCGGGTGATGTCATCATTATTCCAGCCAATGGGATGATCATGCCCTGCGACGCTGTGCTCATCCATGGAACCTGCATCGTAAACGAGAGCATGCTGACAGGTCGTGTTTCCACATGCAGCCTACCTCCTGATGCTTAACCAACACAGTTCACTATGTTATTCAATATCTATCTCTATGTGCTATTCAAATGTAAGCCATTGAAGTGGTACACACTGGTAATATGAATGGAGCATCAGTTCTTCACACAGAATTAACTCCAAACTGTGAACAAAAAAGAGCATTTTTAGCATATTGGCTACCAAACAGGTGCAATGCTGTGTAGCAGTCTAAAAAATTGAT from Siniperca chuatsi isolate FFG_IHB_CAS linkage group LG13, ASM2008510v1, whole genome shotgun sequence includes:
- the LOC122887298 gene encoding nucleolin-like isoform X2, translating into MAKTDATRSRTRRSKVVTSEVVEEQDNVSTEGQTETVSSGEQIVRTEEEMKQDQDEQDSQKDTVIEVKGSTSTVTVSWDKKNDEGKIDDMEKRTNASDQMMDSEKQITFSADAVGSSEDAPAESTETKQEIQQSGDKQESDTVAEENESTPTVTVTWEKKNEEGERDDIKKDTSGGEQMIVKETAVNGKRKAQSTVETSPSKKTKLINDGFCLFVGNLNNSKTFEEVKDSLANYFMTQSLLVQDIRLDQSKKHAYVDLASEMDLTKALTLNGEMVLDKPMKIAKAKIKSEDKGKVKSPAEDKKAKDGRCLFLKNVPYNATKKDILKIFRKAVAVRFPGGTEGPNKGIAFVEFKNKTIAKKIRQKKRVAKIQGRVLIVDRVGETNVPKVTKANDSNTTKAAAPPNNTLFVSNLSYNVKEKNLKKVFQKAVSINIPQRNGKPRPRGFAFVEFATVADAEKALQSSQNIKICKREVRVQFCEMQAKSEKAKVLSKTLIVMGLADKTTAETLKSAFEGALSARVTVDKKTGVSKRFGFVEFEREENCKAVKEAMEDCEIDGSKVTVAYAKPKGEKGPPGARGGLAGRPGGQPAGQAAGRGGRGSRGGRGRGAGTPQDAVKEVENKG
- the LOC122887298 gene encoding nucleolin-like isoform X1, translated to MAKTDATRSRTRRSKVVTSEVVEEQDNVSTEGQTETVSSGEQIVRTEEEMKQDQDEQDSQKDTVIEVKGSTSTVTVSWDKKNDEGKIDDMEKRTNASDQMMDSEKQITFSADAVGSSEDAPAESTETKQEIQQSGDKQESDTVAEENESTPTVTVTWEKKNEEGERDDIKKDTSGGEQMIVKETAVNGKRKAQSTVETSPSKKTKLINDGFCLFVGNLNNSKTFEEVKDSLANYFMTQSLLVQDIRLDQSKKHAYVDLASEMDLTKALTLNGEMVLDKPMKIAKAKIKSEDKGKVKSPAEDKKAAKDGRCLFLKNVPYNATKKDILKIFRKAVAVRFPGGTEGPNKGIAFVEFKNKTIAKKIRQKKRVAKIQGRVLIVDRVGETNVPKVTKANDSNTTKAAAPPNNTLFVSNLSYNVKEKNLKKVFQKAVSINIPQRNGKPRPRGFAFVEFATVADAEKALQSSQNIKICKREVRVQFCEMQAKSEKAKVLSKTLIVMGLADKTTAETLKSAFEGALSARVTVDKKTGVSKRFGFVEFEREENCKAVKEAMEDCEIDGSKVTVAYAKPKGEKGPPGARGGLAGRPGGQPAGQAAGRGGRGSRGGRGRGAGTPQDAVKEVENKG